DNA from Canis lupus familiaris isolate Mischka breed German Shepherd chromosome 9, alternate assembly UU_Cfam_GSD_1.0, whole genome shotgun sequence:
AGTTCTCCCCCTGCATCCGGAAGGACCAGCAGATTGAGCAGTTGGTGCTTCGAGAGCGAGACCTAGAGCGAGACTCAGGATGCTGTGTCCAGAACGACCACTCGGGCTGCATCCAGACCCAGCGGAAGGACTGCTCGGTGGGCCAGGGCCCCCAACCCCACCAGCCCCTCTCCAGTCCTGTGCACCATCTTCACTCACCCTAGCCTAGAGGAGGGGACCTCAAGGACAATGaccatcccctccctccttctggcCCCACACACCCCTGTACATGGCCCAGCACAGGGAGCGTGCCAAccctcccagccccagagaagcaaaAGAAGTGGCGTTCCCAGGTCTTGGGAATGTCAGCCAGGGTAGAGGTCTGGGAGACGAGCCTGAGCCCCGGGGACCAGGGGACGACTTGCTGTCCTGGAGGGTCCCTTGCCCACACTAATGGGGATGGCATTGTCCTACTCACAACCAACCCTCCTCTATCTTCCAGGAGACTTTGGCCACTTTTGTCAAGTGGCAGGATGATACGGGGCCCCCCATGGACAAGTCTGATCTGGGCCAGAAGCGGACATCAGGAGCGGTGTGTCACCAAGACCCCAGGTACTGTCCCAGGTGGCCCACAGCTGGGCTGTGAGAAGGTGGGGTTGAGTGTCCCGTCTGTGCGTCCCACAGGGATGTTGGTGGGTGGGTGtggcaggctgggggagggggcacaggcaCAGGTCCTCattccaccccacccctgccgAACTCTGCCTCCAGAACCTGTGAGGAGCCAGCCTCGAGCGGTGCCCACATCTGGCCTGATGACATCACCAAGTGGCCAGTAAGTGTCTGGGGTGGAGAGCGGTCTAGGAAGGGCAGGCCGGGTGCCCACTGTGGCGCAGGCCCAACCCAGTGTCCGTGCCCCTCCCGCAGATCTGCACGGAGCAGGCCAAGAGCAATCGCACCGGCTTCCTGCACATGGATTGCCAGATCAAGGGCCGGCCGTGCTGCATCAGCACCAAGGGCAGGTCAGCCGGCGCCCCGCCCGGAGCTCCCCGTGCTCCCCGGTCACCACCCACTGCCCGCACTAGCATCCTCCCTCCCCGACTCCAGGAGCTTGCAGCATGAAGGGGAGCTTGCCCCAGAGCTAGGGTCCCCACAGAGGGGTGCCCCTTTCTGCCCACGGGCAGGTGCCCTCGGGGCCGTGATGTACCCCCTtgcctccctgtccccccagctGTGAGATCACCACCCGGGAATACTGTGAATTCATGCACGGCTATTTCCACGAAGAGGCAACACTGTGCTCCCAGGTGAGGCCCTGAGCATGAGGTGAGCGTGGCAGCCTGCTGGGGCCGGCCTCGTGCTTCCCTCCCGCGGTAGGAATCTGGCTCTGCACACCGCCTCTGCCCCCACAGCAAGGCCAGCTGGGTCACAGGTGCTGACCGCCCGTGCTTGCCCTCAGGTGCACTGCTTGGACAAGGTGTGTGGGCTGCTGCCCTTCCTCAACCCCGAGGTCCCGGATCAGTTCTACAGGCTCTGGCTGTCTCTGTTCCTCCATGCTGGGTAAAAGGCCCCTTGCTGCCTGCCCCACCCACACTATGTggtgcttcccccccccccccgcccctcccctgcacccctacCCCTCCCCCCCTGGCTGGCAGCCCAGGGCAGACACGGACCAGCGGATGCCTGATATGTCCCCCTCCCCAGCGTGGTGCACTGCCTCGTGTCCGTGGTCTTCCAAATGACCATCCTGCGGGACCTGGAGAAGCTGGCCGGCTGGCACCGCATCGCCATCATCTTCATCCTCAGTGGCATCACCGGCAACCTCGCCAGTGCCATCTTCCTCCCGTATCGGGCGGAGGTAGGGCCTCGGGGGATGGGCTGGGAGGGccagctctgctgcttcccccCACTTTCCCTGTGGGCCTGCCCGAGGGACTCACGACCCCTCCCCGGCCAGGCTCGACAGCAGGTGCACAGCTAAGCCGTGGGCTTATTGGCTGATCCCCTAATCCCTGGGTGGGAGGGAACGGCGATGCCCCCGAGTCATGCTCAGGCTTCACCTCCAGAAAGACTCTCCCAGACCCCGTCCCTCACCTTGTTCCCCtcctctgcttcatttttcttcgTGATTGTGACCCCTGCCTGCCAACCCGCGTGTCACATTATCTGTGGGTTGAGCTGTATGAAATCTCCAGTGTGCACCGTTCACAACCCACAGAAACAGCAGCAGGTTTTCCATCAGGTCAACCCAACGCCCTTGGCGTTTGGTGTCTGTCCGTCCTGCCCTGTGCTGCCCGGAGTAGGCCTGTCTGTCCTGCTTACTGCACGGACCACACACCGGGCACACAGTCGATCCTCAGTGTTTgcagaaaggggtgggggtgccaCAAGCCCCACTTTGGTCCAGGAGCCTCAGTGTCcgggcccccagccctgggaggagCCCTCCCGTAGGCTGGCTGACCCAGGTCCCGGTGCCCCAGCCGGGCTATGCCCAGGCTTTGCACCCGGCGCCTGGGAGTGACGCTGTCCCCCTCCCCTCCGTCCCCCTCCCGGGCGCAGGTGGGCCCTGCAGGCTCGCAGTTCGGCCTCCTCGCCTGCCTGTTCGTGGAGCTCTTCCAGAGCTGGCAGCTGCTGGAGCGGCCCTGGAAGGCCTTCTTGAACCTGTCGGCCATCGTGCTCTTCCTCTTCATCTGTGGCCTCCTGCCCTGGATCGACAACATCGCCCACATCTTCGGCTTCCTCAGCGGCCTGCTGCTGGCCTTCGCCTTCCTGCCCTACATCACCTTCGGCACCAGCGACAAGTACCGCAAGCGGGCCCTCATCCTGGTGTCACTGCTGGTCTTCGCCGGCCTCTTCGCCTCTCTCGTCATCTGGCTCTATGTCTACCCCATCAACTGGCCCTGGATCGAGTACCTCACCTGCTTCCCCTTCACCAGCCGCTTCTGCGAGAAGTACGAGCTGGATCAGGTGCTGCACTGACGCCTGCCCGGCGGGGTTGGGCCCTGCTGCCTGTCTGCAGCACCCCGCCCCCCAGAGACCCGCTGCCAgggcccaggccctccctccagCAGGTGAGGCCCTAGGTGACAGTCACAAAGGAGGGCCCCCTGCCTTCCCGGCACTCCCCTGCCGGCAGGACCCTTGCCTCTGGGTGGCCTTTTATCCTTCGTGACATCCTCGGCTTTGCCgatctgcccccaccccctcccggcCTCTACTTGtgcccccaacccccgcccaccacACGTGCCATTACTGTGAGCCTGCCCTCCCTGGGACGTGCCCAGGGTTCCCACCAGGCTCCCGCCCCTGCCTCACCACGGCcagccctccttccccttcctcctcccctccctgccctgtgaGCCGGGACCCCTTATTCAGCAGTGGCCTGGGGAGCCTGTCCTAATGCTCCTGGCCAGACGCGTGGGAAAGGCTCTGCCATGGtctggagcagagaaagaggaaggacacACAGCTGGGGAGCTGAGAGCCTTGGCTTGTTTGTCGCAAACAGGCTGTCCCCTCCGTCTGGCCTGGCCCTCCCTTGGAGTCAGTGTTCTGTCTTCTGGGGCTGGCTCTGAGGAGGCCGCCCTACCCCACGCGATGGGGGGCctgcctggtggggagggggacgggCCACCTCGAGGACCCTCTCCCAGGGGTTGCCCAAGGCCCAGTCAGGCCCATTTTTTACTGGTTTATATTAtggttctaattttttaaagtaacgcTAACTTTATATGGATGGTGTCTCAAGTGTATTAAATGATATTCTCTAGAAGTATCGTTTTTTTGACCTGGGGGACTCTAGCAGAGTGAAaactggggcttttttttttatcagtgggGGAAGGGGGTCAGCTATGAGCTCAGGGGCAGGGCCTTGGCCCAAAGGGAGGGTATTTTCACTTGTGGGGGATCTGGTCTAACCGGGTGAAGTCCTTGGAGCCCAGGGGCAGTGAGGGACTGGCTGCCCCAGTGGGAGACAGTGGGAGGAGGTCACAGGCCTcatcccttctctgtgcctcacctGCAGCCCTCACCCTGTACCAGGAGCCACCTGGAAGGTTATGCAGAACGATTACTTTATTAGGGGGAGGAGGACCCAGGGTGTCTGAGgtcgggggtggggagcacacGGGGGAGCTGGGAGGTAGCCCCTGTACTTTCCTGTTCCcagcttccccctgccccctgttCTGGGGCTGAGGATGAGAAGGGGAATCCCTGACACCTCCATAAGGACCAGGATGCTGTCTGCCCAGAGGGCCCGCCATTGGTTCTTGAGAAGGAGAGAGTCACTGAGGCAGGTCACGGGACACCTGCTGTCCCTGGTTACCAGCCTGGCCCCACCTCCATCACAGCTGGGGATGCAGGAGGTCCGGGGAGCCACACGAGGACCCACTGGAAAGTGCACCACCCGTGCTCTAGCTGGGCAGCCCGGGCCGGGGGAGAAGGGGACATTGGGGATGGGTAGGAACTCCGGCACGTGGCTGTGGGCACCCTGGGGTGGcagctgggtgggtggggtgcCCTGGTCAGCAGCCGCTGTTCCTGCGCAGGGAGATGTGGCCCCGCATGAAGCATTGGAGCTCAGTGAAGGTGAGTGAGCCCAGGGTGATGGCGCACGGGCCCACAAGGTGGAAGCCCAGACTCTGGTAGAAGGGTACCAGTGCATCCTCGCACATGAGCACGGCCCGGCGCACTGCTGGCTGGCTCCCCAGGTGGTACAGGTAGCGCCACATCAGCATGGAGCCCTTGCCTTGCCCCCGGAAAGTGTGGTGCACCGCCAGCACGTGTAGGTGAACGGTGTGGCCCCCCGGCCGGTGCAGCGTCAGCGACTCCTGGGAATGAGCAGGGATGTGAGTCTGGGTCATCTCTGCTGACACCTGCCTCCCACACTACCCCCGCCCGGCTTCCTGAGCACCTCCAAACAGGGTTCCCTTCCCACCCGAGGGGGGTCCCAAAGAGGTGGGTCCTTTTGACCCcgggggaggaccagagggagaaatTCCAGGCCCTGGACTCCTTGGCCTCCCAAGCCTGGCGGTGGCAGCCTCTCTTTCCAGAGGCTTCCCAGCAGCTGTGCTTCCCAGCCCCATCCTGCCCTCACCTGAGTGAGTCTCTCCTCGTCCCAAAGCGAGCCAATGATGAAGGCCACAAGGCGGCCCTCCTGGAACCAGCCCAGGGACAGCTCTGGACACAGGCTCAGGAAGTGCTTGATCTCGTCCAGATACAGTGGGCAGATGCCCAAGACAGAGATGAAGGCTGCGgaagggggcagggcaggtgaCTCCGTGGTCACCACGCCGCTGGCCACTGCACACCAAGCATCTGCTCAGAAGCCCGGGTGGGGTCTCCCACTGCAACTGGCCCTGGATCGAGTACCTCACCTGCTTCCCCTTCACCAGCCGCTTCTGCGAGAAGTACGAGCTGGATCAGGTGCTGCACTGACGCCTGCCCAGCGGGGTTGGGCCCTGCTGCCTGTCTGCAGCACCCCGCCCCCCAGAGACCCGCTGCCAgggcccaggccctccctccagCAGGTGAGGCCCGTGGTGACAGTCACAAAGGAGGGCCCCCTGCCTTCCCGCCActcccctgtcccccaccccaacacccccGTCCTCTCCCATGAGAAAATGGGATTCAGGCCTGTCCCATCCCCACTTTCCTGAACGGAGAAATGCACATTCAGTCTGAGACCCCGGGGCCCAGCCCACCAAGGACGGGCTCCTCCCCACGGGGCACCTGCGGCAGAGCGTGTCGGGGTCCAGGCCCTGCGCGGGGCCCGCTCACCTTCACGCTCGATCTCAAACACGCTGGCAGCATCCTCTGGAGTGAGGCAGCGAAACTCGCTGGCGGGAAGCGTGTGGCGCCGCCGGTGGCTCGGGGCCTCCGGGATCTCCGGCTGCAGGTGCGAGGCCTCGGACTCCAGGTGGTGTGCGCTCTGTGTGGACATGCTGGCTGCTGGTGGCTGCCCGGGCCGCCCGGCGGCAGGAGTGGCCTTCGTCACCAAAAAGGGCCTTCCAGCACCTATTGGAGAAGAGCGAGGGTCAGGGGTACGGTCTGCGTCTCCAGTAGAGGCAGGCCAGGGTGATGGTGCACTTGGCCTCTTTTGTAGCCGGACCTGGGGTCGGGCGAGTCCCAGTGTGGATTCTGGGGACTGTGAACGTTAGTGGCCTCTCCCCACCTTTCCCTCTCGGCAGCCCTTCCAAACCTCCAGATCCTAGCCTCACTGGCCTCCAGGTACATCTAGGTCCCAGGAGGTGGTGggcaggaggggtgggcagggctccatggagcctgagGCACCCCAACACTGCTGCCCAAGGTGGCACGGGTGACCCTGACCACGGCTAACACAACTGCAGGAAGAGTGGGCCGGTTTGTCTCACCCGCCCAGGAGGGGACTTGGGTGTAAAGGGCTGTGGCTCTGGCTTTTTCGGCAGCTTCAGCCGTTGGCCCTGGAAAGACCCTTAATTAAAATGGGTCCTCAAGGAGCCTTCCCATTACTTAGATGGCCTCAGACTGGACCACGCACACGTGGGAAGGGCATGGGGAGATAGGGGAGCCTGAGGGGATGGAGGAGAGCGGGCCTGGAGGGCATCTGCGACTcctcctgcccaggccctggCTCATCATCTAGGCCCTTATGGcacttcatctctctctcccatatTTGTCTTGCCCTCCCTCCACCGCTTTTCTCCCTATGCCCAGAAGCCCCAAGCAGGGTAGCTCCTGTTCCTAAAGgctgggagccaggggtgggggtggggcacttACCAGGAACAGGGGCCCAGTGTTCCCCCCCTCAGAGCCACTCACCCTGGAGGTCGTCCGCAGGCACAGGAGCCGGGAAAATCGGGACTCTGGGGTGTGTGACTGTTGCAGCAGGTGTCACTGGAGAAAATGTGTTGTTTGCACAGGTTTATaatccctgccctgcctccttgTTGCACCAGTAGGACAAAGCCAGCAGGGCTGTGCAGCTACATGCCCTGTCCCTGCCTGCTGGTCACACATCAGCATGACATACTAAACACGCAGGGGATTAGAGTGATTGATTGAGGCCCCAGAATCTGGGGGAAGAGCACAGGGCTAAACCTCAGGGGTCCGGCGCTAATCCCTGCTCCAGCTCTGCCGGGCTGGGATAGGCATTCACCCTTTGTGCTCTGGAGGCTTGGACAAGCCCACATCCAGAGAGTCCTTCCAGCTCCTGCAGCCCGAGGGTGCTACCATTTGTAGCACTTGCAGAGTTACATGAGGTGTTGAGCCTCAGCAAGAATGTCTTTTAATCTGCATGAGAGCCCCACCTagtattaaccccatttt
Protein-coding regions in this window:
- the AANAT gene encoding serotonin N-acetyltransferase, yielding MSTQSAHHLESEASHLQPEIPEAPSHRRRHTLPASEFRCLTPEDAASVFEIEREAFISVLGICPLYLDEIKHFLSLCPELSLGWFQEGRLVAFIIGSLWDEERLTQESLTLHRPGGHTVHLHVLAVHHTFRGQGKGSMLMWRYLYHLGSQPAVRRAVLMCEDALVPFYQSLGFHLVGPCAITLGSLTFTELQCFMRGHISLRRNSGC